A region of Saccharococcus thermophilus DNA encodes the following proteins:
- a CDS encoding glycoside hydrolase family 130 protein, whose protein sequence is MHVYRYEENPLITPEDVPPYHEGFEVIGTFNAGVTKFRDEIILLLRVAERPVSHDENIVQAPVFNPDTGLVEIYEFRKDDPRYDFSDPRVIQNASTGQFAYLTSLSYLRIARSKDGRHFTVEDKPFVYPSNKLEVFGIEDPRITLIDDTYYIYFSAVSPNGVGEAMVSTKDFQQVTHHGMIFAPENKDVLIFPEKINGKYYALHRPVPKSNGAPEIWIAESDNLLYWGNHQFLLGLREDKWDSGRIGGGAVPIKTDRGWLELYHGASKDNRYCMGAVLLDLHDPTKVIARSEQPILEPEADYETNGFFGNVVFSCGAIVEGDMVKMYYGVADTSMACAELRLSEILNSLTYY, encoded by the coding sequence ATGCACGTTTATCGGTATGAAGAAAATCCGCTCATTACGCCGGAAGATGTTCCGCCCTATCATGAAGGGTTTGAAGTAATCGGAACATTTAATGCAGGAGTAACGAAGTTTCGAGACGAGATTATTTTGTTGCTTCGCGTGGCGGAACGGCCGGTGTCGCATGATGAGAATATCGTACAAGCGCCTGTTTTTAATCCCGATACAGGATTAGTAGAAATATACGAATTTCGAAAAGATGATCCAAGATATGATTTTTCCGACCCGCGAGTGATTCAGAACGCTTCGACAGGGCAGTTTGCTTACTTAACGTCCTTGTCTTATTTGCGCATTGCCCGCAGCAAGGATGGAAGACATTTTACGGTAGAGGATAAACCGTTTGTCTATCCATCTAATAAACTCGAAGTATTCGGAATAGAAGACCCGCGCATTACGTTGATTGACGACACGTATTATATTTACTTCAGCGCGGTTTCTCCGAACGGGGTAGGAGAAGCGATGGTATCGACAAAAGATTTTCAGCAAGTCACGCATCATGGGATGATTTTTGCGCCAGAGAATAAAGATGTGTTGATTTTTCCGGAAAAAATCAATGGAAAATACTATGCATTGCATCGCCCGGTACCGAAGAGCAATGGTGCACCAGAAATATGGATCGCCGAGTCGGATAACTTGCTGTATTGGGGGAACCATCAGTTTTTGCTAGGATTGCGGGAAGATAAGTGGGACAGTGGCCGCATCGGCGGCGGAGCGGTTCCGATTAAAACCGATCGGGGCTGGCTTGAATTGTATCACGGCGCTTCGAAAGATAACCGTTACTGTATGGGAGCGGTTTTACTCGATTTGCATGACCCGACCAAAGTGATCGCCCGTTCGGAACAGCCGATTTTAGAGCCGGAAGCAGATTATGAAACGAACGGATTTTTCGGCAATGTCGTGTTTTCATGCGGGGCAATTGTCGAAGGAGATATGGTGAAAATGTACTATGGGGTAGCGGACACTTCCATGGCTTGCGCGGAACTTCGTTTAAGCGAAATTTTGAATTCCCTTACTTACTATTAA
- a CDS encoding ArsR/SmtB family transcription factor → MVNKNSSFSGDELSGDELLAILEALSNPHRLKIISILAKERQYVSQLARAVQMSRPLLYMHLQKLEAAGVVTSELELSEDGKSMKYYELKPFDIRLTKELIAKSVSTLTIKKKGE, encoded by the coding sequence ATGGTCAATAAAAATTCGAGCTTTTCTGGAGATGAATTGTCTGGAGATGAATTGCTTGCTATATTAGAAGCTCTGTCGAACCCTCATCGCTTAAAGATTATTTCCATATTGGCGAAAGAGAGGCAGTATGTGAGCCAATTAGCAAGAGCCGTCCAGATGAGCCGGCCCTTACTTTATATGCATTTACAGAAACTAGAGGCAGCAGGGGTGGTAACGAGTGAATTAGAGCTGTCGGAGGACGGCAAATCCATGAAATATTATGAATTGAAGCCCTTTGATATTCGTTTAACGAAAGAATTGATTGCAAAATCGGTCAGCACACTGACGATTAAGAAGAAAGGAGAATGA
- a CDS encoding YecA family protein translates to MATISRNAPCPCGSGRKYKHCCGKEKTVSLQSVLERELGECMRDVLAYATDRYEDEIVPFLEERQTEGLPETLAIGIELFVTNWAIFCLPLESEDTTIFASYLQDRRSARWRPSVRTQIESWQGAVPSFDELIGRDGERNLFVRDVLTGEEKQVHIFEADKVPEMEEGDILIGLLVPYGQAYTYFTTLLVFPHAGAGRLIATLRQEQEQHGETDGRAFLRHAFPEAMDLAVSQLIWEFVRQMEWEKPEYEAVMQELRSRFPNDQEEALVRAHVIWRAYCNKEHPRIGHPAVYAAALHYFVCAIAGGEELEEEEVAFLYEVPLDKMSARVDDLMLFSFDSMIDDDDEWDDKDLDFLDNDDWELVDDEDDSANDYWDLSDEDGWLFDDDMEEDEIDLLFDELMAKMEELLEREGWDEKKVMKLTENLVAEWVDAGEIDEADAELVCEAMQALALEVIRAQHKG, encoded by the coding sequence TTGGCAACGATTTCGCGGAATGCTCCGTGCCCGTGCGGGAGCGGCAGAAAGTATAAGCATTGCTGCGGCAAGGAAAAAACCGTTTCGCTGCAGTCGGTTTTGGAACGGGAGTTAGGGGAATGTATGCGCGATGTATTGGCGTATGCAACAGACCGTTATGAAGATGAGATCGTTCCGTTTCTCGAAGAGCGGCAGACGGAAGGGCTACCGGAAACGCTGGCGATCGGAATCGAACTGTTTGTCACCAACTGGGCGATTTTCTGCCTACCGCTAGAAAGCGAAGACACAACGATTTTTGCCTCTTATTTGCAAGACCGTCGCAGTGCGCGCTGGCGTCCGTCGGTGCGGACGCAAATTGAGTCGTGGCAAGGCGCGGTGCCGTCGTTCGACGAACTCATCGGCCGCGATGGGGAACGGAATTTATTCGTCCGGGATGTGCTGACCGGGGAAGAAAAGCAGGTCCATATTTTCGAGGCCGATAAAGTGCCGGAGATGGAAGAAGGGGATATCCTTATCGGTTTATTAGTGCCATATGGACAAGCGTATACGTATTTCACAACGCTGCTTGTGTTTCCGCACGCTGGTGCCGGACGGTTGATCGCTACACTGCGCCAGGAGCAGGAGCAGCACGGGGAAACCGATGGCCGCGCGTTTTTGCGCCACGCTTTTCCAGAAGCGATGGATCTTGCGGTGAGCCAGCTTATTTGGGAGTTCGTGCGGCAAATGGAATGGGAAAAGCCGGAGTACGAGGCGGTGATGCAGGAGCTAAGGAGCCGTTTCCCGAATGACCAGGAGGAGGCGCTAGTGCGGGCGCATGTCATCTGGCGCGCGTATTGCAATAAGGAGCATCCGCGTATCGGCCATCCAGCAGTATATGCGGCCGCCCTCCATTATTTCGTCTGCGCCATAGCGGGCGGGGAAGAGTTGGAGGAAGAGGAGGTCGCCTTCTTATACGAAGTGCCGCTTGACAAGATGTCCGCCAGAGTGGACGATCTGATGCTCTTTTCTTTCGACAGCATGATCGATGATGACGACGAATGGGACGATAAAGATTTGGATTTTCTTGATAATGACGACTGGGAGCTGGTTGATGACGAGGATGATTCTGCTAATGATTATTGGGACCTTTCCGATGAGGACGGGTGGCTCTTTGATGACGATATGGAAGAGGACGAAATCGACTTATTGTTTGACGAGCTGATGGCGAAAATGGAGGAGCTGCTCGAGCGGGAAGGCTGGGATGAGAAAAAGGTGATGAAATTAACCGAAAACCTCGTGGCCGAATGGGTCGATGCAGGGGAGATCGATGAAGCTGATGCCGAGCTAGTCTGTGAGGCGATGCAAGCGCTGGCGCTCGAGGTGATACGGGCGCAACACAAAGGCTAG
- a CDS encoding SH3 domain-containing protein produces the protein MRLRRIRLLLFLFCLAMMAGLALPALAAKDERQTVVVTEKEVNVRQGPGTPYRVIMKVDQGETYRVVEEKDGWVKVQVKPNQAGWVAKPYIAYVRKQAVVAEDGLRARTAPSLSGDVIGRLSQSQLVYVVETEDDWVKVVTSSLIGWVSSSYLSSYQHQETTTKTGWITADSLNVRAQPSLAAEPVGKVAYGEQVAITAEQGKWYQIRTDDGKVGWVASEYISTASKTASSFVTVLYPNVNIRALPSLESPVQAIAQNGERYRVLGKIGNWYEIELPSGTTGYIAGWLVSASTGDQRDSKTLEGKTIVIDAGHGGKDSGTISKTGLMEKTLTLRTAQLLKEKLEPYGANVVLTRTDDRYLTLQERVETAYRYHADAFISIHYNSAKDPNVAGTTIYYYDLFSDYLFACSFREPFSHMMAIPFRGISFGDYYVIRENKLPSVLMELGYLSNPTEASIIATDSYQQQVTDAIVNGVRNYFE, from the coding sequence TTGCGTTTACGGCGGATAAGATTGCTATTATTTTTGTTTTGCCTCGCTATGATGGCGGGGTTGGCGCTGCCGGCGCTCGCGGCAAAAGATGAGAGACAGACGGTAGTCGTGACAGAAAAGGAAGTGAACGTTCGCCAAGGTCCGGGAACGCCCTATCGCGTTATCATGAAGGTTGACCAAGGAGAAACGTATCGTGTCGTTGAGGAAAAAGATGGATGGGTGAAAGTACAGGTAAAGCCAAATCAAGCAGGATGGGTAGCAAAACCATATATAGCTTATGTCCGCAAGCAGGCTGTAGTGGCAGAGGATGGGCTGCGGGCGCGGACTGCCCCAAGCCTTAGTGGAGATGTTATTGGCCGTCTTTCTCAAAGCCAGCTTGTTTATGTGGTAGAAACCGAGGATGACTGGGTGAAAGTCGTCACCTCTTCGCTTATTGGCTGGGTTTCCTCTTCTTATCTTTCCTCGTATCAGCACCAAGAAACAACAACGAAAACTGGCTGGATCACGGCAGATTCGCTCAATGTTCGGGCGCAGCCGTCACTTGCGGCGGAACCGGTTGGAAAAGTGGCTTACGGTGAGCAAGTCGCCATTACAGCGGAACAAGGAAAATGGTATCAAATTCGGACGGACGACGGCAAGGTCGGCTGGGTGGCGAGCGAATACATTTCTACCGCTTCGAAGACGGCGTCTTCTTTTGTGACCGTATTGTATCCTAATGTAAACATCCGTGCGCTTCCGTCCCTCGAAAGCCCTGTCCAGGCGATAGCGCAAAACGGTGAGCGCTACCGCGTGCTTGGGAAAATCGGCAATTGGTATGAAATTGAACTGCCAAGCGGGACGACAGGCTATATTGCCGGCTGGCTTGTTTCCGCTAGTACGGGGGATCAACGCGACTCGAAAACATTGGAAGGAAAAACGATCGTGATCGATGCGGGCCACGGCGGCAAAGACAGCGGCACGATCAGCAAAACAGGATTGATGGAAAAGACGTTGACATTAAGAACGGCGCAGCTATTAAAGGAAAAGCTCGAACCATACGGAGCGAATGTCGTGTTGACGCGCACCGACGACCGTTACCTCACCTTGCAAGAGCGGGTGGAAACGGCGTACCGCTATCACGCCGATGCGTTTATCAGCATTCACTACAACAGCGCAAAAGACCCGAACGTGGCGGGAACGACGATCTATTATTACGATCTGTTTTCTGATTACTTGTTTGCCTGTTCGTTTCGTGAGCCGTTTTCGCACATGATGGCGATTCCGTTCCGCGGCATCAGCTTCGGGGACTATTACGTCATTCGCGAAAACAAACTGCCGTCGGTGCTGATGGAGCTTGGATATTTAAGCAATCCGACCGAGGCAAGCATCATTGCCACCGATTCCTACCAGCAGCAAGTCACCGATGCGATTGTGAATGGGGTTCGGAATTATTTTGAATAA
- a CDS encoding DUF6366 family protein yields MSKDKETPERRRERLRQEELKRNPTGNMNDAFNRAENGNLADLVGSLGWKGTGILILVIIIGFIVASIFLK; encoded by the coding sequence ATGAGTAAAGATAAAGAAACTCCTGAAAGAAGAAGAGAAAGACTAAGGCAAGAAGAATTAAAAAGAAATCCAACTGGAAATATGAACGATGCGTTTAATAGGGCTGAAAATGGAAACCTTGCTGATTTAGTAGGTAGCTTAGGTTGGAAAGGCACTGGAATACTTATTCTTGTAATCATAATAGGTTTTATAGTTGCATCGATATTCTTAAAGTAA
- a CDS encoding IS630 family transposase, with protein MDPDSVLLYLDETHIRSYHVLRSTWSEVGRQKQVPTFGHHAHVSLFGAVNIHDGETVLHQTTAANAATFLDFLRMLKERYPDRLMVLVLDNARIHHAKMVKEFLQEEGQCFHFIYLPPYSPQLNPIERLWKWLKDTVIANVFHKDRNDIIQAITRFVNYIHERPEEVLQRLGCAG; from the coding sequence ATGGATCCTGATTCGGTCTTGTTGTACCTTGATGAAACACATATCCGCTCTTACCATGTCTTGCGGTCCACATGGTCGGAAGTCGGCCGCCAAAAACAAGTGCCGACGTTCGGCCATCATGCCCACGTATCGCTGTTTGGCGCGGTCAACATCCACGATGGCGAAACGGTGCTTCATCAAACGACCGCTGCCAATGCCGCGACGTTCTTGGATTTCTTGAGAATGCTCAAAGAGCGCTATCCGGACCGTCTCATGGTCTTGGTGTTGGATAACGCCCGCATTCACCATGCCAAAATGGTCAAGGAGTTTTTGCAGGAAGAAGGGCAGTGTTTTCACTTTATTTACCTTCCTCCCTATTCGCCACAGCTGAACCCGATCGAACGCTTATGGAAATGGCTGAAAGATACGGTGATTGCCAATGTATTTCACAAGGATCGCAACGATATCATTCAAGCCATTACTCGGTTTGTCAACTACATCCACGAACGTCCGGAGGAAGTGCTGCAGCGCTTAGGGTGTGCAGGATGA
- a CDS encoding IS630 family transposase, protein MKRLKITNDHGWTPRTLRKQERKIKNTLLRQRVMAVRLVMEGYLGKEVASMVNVCRQTVSHYVSLFNEGGLELLLHRDFAPGREPFLTEEQQEEIKQLVLTTTPAELGWDVASAWNTKLLQSYVEKHFGVSISREALRKLLHRKGLSWTRPTYTLAKGDPDRQKNFEKQIDFIKKT, encoded by the coding sequence ATGAAACGTCTCAAAATCACCAACGATCACGGATGGACACCTCGGACACTTCGCAAACAGGAACGGAAAATCAAAAACACCCTTCTTCGCCAACGGGTGATGGCGGTTCGCCTGGTCATGGAAGGCTATTTGGGCAAAGAGGTGGCCTCCATGGTCAACGTGTGCCGACAAACCGTTTCCCATTATGTGTCGCTGTTCAACGAAGGCGGTCTGGAGCTCTTGCTTCATCGGGATTTCGCCCCCGGGCGGGAGCCGTTTCTCACCGAAGAACAGCAGGAAGAGATCAAACAGCTTGTGTTGACCACCACTCCCGCGGAACTGGGCTGGGACGTCGCTTCGGCGTGGAACACCAAACTCCTGCAATCCTATGTCGAAAAGCACTTCGGTGTTTCCATTTCCCGCGAAGCGTTGCGAAAACTCCTGCACCGCAAAGGGCTGTCGTGGACACGGCCGACCTACACATTGGCGAAAGGCGATCCGGATCGACAAAAGAATTTTGAGAAACAGATCGACTTCATAAAAAAAACTTAA
- a CDS encoding IS256 family transposase, whose translation MSKSIPNVDWANQLESVIRQFVKEKLELIMREEIKNFLEIEQAGTSNMRNGYYQRNLDTQYGRIEGLLVPRDRNGEFQTQLFAPYQRHTGWLEEAIIRMYQSGMSTREIGKFIERILGSTYSPATISRITDVVKEDIEKWHTRPLHKRYSVLYLDGLYVKLRRETVEKEVIYVVLGVNEEGYREILDFFVGGQESAYVWQEILQHLYQRGAKEVLLGIFDGLPGLEEAFKAVYPKADVQRCVVHKVRNTLHRVRKKDQFEVAEDLRLIYRAPNKEMALQMFQQFESKWSSKYPREVQSWANELDVLLTFMDYPSSIRSVIYTTNAIERTIKEIRKRLKPMNSLNSLEAAEKIVYLTIQDFNEKWAGRKLRGFAEAQEALERMFEERYH comes from the coding sequence ATGTCTAAAAGTATACCGAATGTCGACTGGGCAAATCAACTGGAAAGTGTCATTCGTCAGTTTGTAAAGGAAAAATTAGAACTGATCATGCGGGAAGAAATCAAGAATTTCCTCGAAATAGAACAGGCCGGAACATCAAATATGAGAAACGGCTACTATCAACGAAATCTAGATACGCAATATGGCCGGATTGAAGGTCTTTTGGTCCCTAGAGACCGAAACGGAGAATTTCAAACACAGTTGTTTGCCCCTTACCAACGGCACACCGGCTGGCTGGAGGAAGCAATCATTAGGATGTACCAAAGTGGCATGAGTACACGGGAAATTGGCAAGTTTATCGAACGAATTCTAGGAAGCACCTATTCTCCTGCGACGATCAGCCGTATTACCGATGTCGTGAAGGAAGACATCGAGAAATGGCACACTCGTCCACTGCACAAGCGTTATTCCGTCTTATATTTGGATGGTTTATACGTAAAACTTCGTCGCGAAACCGTGGAGAAAGAAGTCATTTATGTGGTGTTAGGGGTGAACGAAGAAGGATATCGCGAAATTCTTGATTTCTTTGTGGGAGGACAAGAAAGCGCCTATGTATGGCAGGAAATTCTTCAACACCTCTACCAAAGAGGCGCCAAGGAAGTGCTTCTGGGCATATTCGATGGACTACCAGGGTTGGAGGAAGCCTTTAAGGCGGTTTATCCGAAAGCCGATGTGCAGCGTTGTGTCGTTCACAAAGTCCGTAACACGCTCCATCGTGTTCGGAAAAAAGACCAATTTGAAGTGGCCGAGGATCTCAGGCTGATTTATCGCGCGCCGAATAAGGAGATGGCGTTACAGATGTTTCAACAGTTTGAGTCGAAATGGTCAAGCAAGTATCCGAGAGAAGTTCAATCTTGGGCCAATGAGTTGGATGTCCTCCTTACATTTATGGATTATCCAAGCAGTATTCGAAGTGTGATTTACACGACGAATGCCATTGAACGAACGATCAAGGAGATTCGGAAACGTCTAAAGCCGATGAACAGTTTGAATAGTTTAGAAGCCGCTGAAAAAATCGTATATTTGACCATTCAAGATTTTAATGAGAAATGGGCAGGGCGAAAGTTGCGAGGATTTGCCGAAGCACAGGAAGCCCTCGAGCGAATGTTTGAAGAACGTTATCATTAA
- a CDS encoding IS1634 family transposase yields the protein MNVQVKKVYRNSYLNIISALFKKLGLPQLIDHLVPVDPQCQTRVSDAVQAILYNVFDGRQALVHLEHWAQEVDCEKLIRPDLHPSWLNDDALARHLDRLYEAGIHNVISTCLIHIYRKEGLSLRAFHADTTDKTVYGAYESASLEALQITHGYNRHHRWQKQIGFGLVGNEDGIPFYGDVHDGNLPDKTWNPEVLSRVHEQLKQAKIEDEWIYVADSAAMTKETLAQTKAANAFLITRGPSSLRIVKTALAEADAEDTTWSDPFTLAERNGATYRVWETASTYEGHPVRLIVVESSALDQRKGKTLEKERTKEAELLREEQARWERHPFSCREDAEQALASLKASLRPRFHRVEAAVEEIVRLKKRRGRPKKGAEPEVETLYFLHLDVEFDQDAWEQARRKASRFVLVTTVPKEWKGQPMDAQEILKLYKGQISVEMNFAFLKDPFFTDEIYVKKPERVAVLGYLFLLALAIYRVFQRRVRQFITPEHPLKGPGGRKLTRPTGQAIFQLFQYVNVVLFKLPDGRIQRSLDRSLTPDQRRILQGLGMDESIYV from the coding sequence ATGAACGTTCAAGTCAAAAAGGTCTATCGCAATTCTTATTTGAATATAATAAGTGCCCTATTCAAGAAACTGGGTCTGCCTCAATTGATTGACCATCTCGTGCCCGTCGATCCGCAGTGCCAAACGCGAGTCAGCGATGCCGTTCAGGCCATCCTCTACAATGTGTTTGACGGCCGGCAAGCCCTTGTTCACTTGGAACATTGGGCTCAGGAGGTCGATTGTGAGAAACTCATCCGTCCCGATCTCCATCCTTCCTGGTTGAACGACGATGCGTTGGCCCGTCATCTCGATCGCCTGTATGAGGCTGGCATTCACAACGTCATCAGCACTTGCTTGATTCATATTTATCGAAAAGAAGGCCTTTCCCTCCGAGCCTTCCACGCCGATACGACGGACAAGACCGTTTACGGCGCGTATGAATCGGCCTCGTTAGAGGCCTTACAAATCACACATGGCTACAACCGCCATCATCGTTGGCAAAAACAGATCGGTTTCGGACTGGTCGGCAACGAGGACGGCATCCCGTTTTACGGCGATGTGCACGATGGCAACCTGCCCGATAAAACATGGAATCCCGAGGTGCTGTCTCGTGTCCATGAACAGCTGAAGCAGGCCAAAATCGAAGACGAATGGATTTACGTGGCCGATTCCGCCGCGATGACGAAAGAGACCCTGGCGCAAACCAAAGCGGCCAACGCCTTTTTGATCACCAGAGGCCCTTCGTCGCTCCGGATCGTGAAAACCGCGCTGGCCGAAGCGGATGCTGAGGACACGACGTGGAGCGATCCCTTTACGTTGGCGGAGAGAAACGGCGCCACGTACCGGGTATGGGAAACGGCCTCGACGTATGAAGGCCACCCCGTTCGGCTGATCGTTGTTGAATCGAGCGCGCTCGACCAGCGAAAAGGAAAGACGCTTGAAAAAGAACGAACCAAAGAAGCGGAGCTTCTTCGCGAGGAACAAGCCCGTTGGGAGCGTCACCCCTTCTCCTGCCGGGAAGATGCCGAACAAGCCTTGGCGTCCCTCAAGGCGTCCCTTCGCCCCCGGTTTCATCGGGTTGAGGCCGCGGTCGAAGAGATCGTACGCCTGAAAAAACGGCGCGGACGGCCGAAAAAAGGGGCGGAACCCGAGGTGGAGACGCTGTATTTCTTGCACCTTGACGTCGAATTCGACCAAGACGCGTGGGAACAGGCGAGACGGAAAGCGTCCCGGTTTGTCCTTGTCACGACCGTTCCGAAGGAATGGAAGGGCCAACCCATGGATGCCCAAGAGATCTTGAAGCTGTATAAAGGGCAGATCTCGGTGGAAATGAACTTCGCTTTTTTGAAAGATCCGTTTTTCACGGATGAGATTTACGTCAAAAAACCAGAACGGGTCGCAGTATTAGGCTATTTGTTTCTGTTGGCCTTGGCTATTTACCGCGTTTTTCAGCGCCGAGTGCGTCAGTTTATTACTCCAGAACACCCGTTGAAGGGTCCTGGAGGCCGCAAGCTGACCCGGCCGACGGGACAGGCGATTTTTCAGCTGTTTCAATATGTGAACGTCGTCCTGTTCAAGCTGCCGGATGGGCGCATCCAACGCTCACTGGATCGCTCCCTTACCCCTGATCAGCGAAGGATTCTGCAGGGATTGGGCATGGATGAGAGCATCTACGTGTAA
- a CDS encoding polysaccharide biosynthesis C-terminal domain-containing protein produces MSWSMFTLLFDTVTTLVLTVLRYEFKTVKVVTLTLAKMLLTAVLSYLFLRFLDPSIKGILISRWVAAVIISVFILRETVKFIKFTFDKEIIKEILVYAAPSVPASIAFWVIVNSNSMFLQKFTSSWEVGIYGAATRFASLITLLTSGVQMAWRPYSMSMKDKPNSKDIFAKIFMAIWLLGMIGVLIVATIMPKVILLLHKNYYDAYEYVAPISAVTFLNFFYMIVSVGIFIKKETKYISYAFGIAAVLDVILNLTLIPLFSIWGSVAAYLISYVVAFVYIFFKSQKIYYVPVSFGKMSTLFVTMLIAVFLIIYIQEHHFSWLYIAAIWLGYLGTIGVCRVDKDFKKAITQTN; encoded by the coding sequence GTGAGTTGGAGCATGTTTACCTTGCTGTTTGATACAGTAACTACACTTGTTTTAACTGTTTTGCGTTATGAATTTAAGACAGTGAAAGTAGTTACTCTTACATTAGCAAAAATGCTGCTGACTGCCGTTTTATCTTATCTGTTTCTTCGCTTTTTAGATCCGTCTATTAAAGGAATTCTTATCTCAAGATGGGTTGCTGCCGTTATTATTTCTGTATTTATACTGAGGGAAACGGTTAAGTTCATCAAGTTTACATTTGATAAGGAAATTATTAAAGAAATTTTGGTATATGCGGCGCCATCCGTTCCTGCTTCCATTGCTTTTTGGGTTATTGTTAACTCCAACAGCATGTTTTTGCAAAAATTTACTTCATCGTGGGAAGTGGGTATTTACGGTGCGGCAACGAGGTTTGCATCACTAATTACTCTGTTAACAAGCGGTGTCCAAATGGCTTGGAGACCATATTCCATGTCGATGAAAGATAAGCCAAACAGTAAAGATATTTTTGCCAAAATTTTTATGGCGATTTGGCTTTTAGGAATGATCGGTGTTTTAATCGTTGCAACAATTATGCCGAAAGTTATTTTGCTTTTACATAAAAATTATTATGATGCCTATGAATATGTCGCTCCAATTTCAGCCGTTACATTCTTAAATTTCTTTTATATGATTGTTTCTGTAGGAATTTTTATTAAGAAAGAAACAAAATATATTTCATACGCTTTTGGGATTGCGGCAGTATTAGATGTGATTTTAAACTTGACTCTTATACCGCTATTTTCCATTTGGGGAAGTGTAGCAGCATATTTAATTTCTTATGTCGTTGCTTTTGTTTATATATTTTTTAAAAGCCAAAAAATATACTATGTGCCAGTTTCTTTTGGGAAAATGTCGACGCTGTTTGTCACGATGCTAATAGCGGTTTTCTTGATTATTTATATTCAGGAACATCATTTCTCTTGGTTGTATATTGCGGCAATTTGGCTAGGTTACTTAGGAACCATAGGCGTGTGCAGAGTGGATAAAGACTTTAAAAAGGCAATCACACAAACAAATTAG